Proteins from a single region of Candidatus Saccharibacteria bacterium:
- a CDS encoding SurA N-terminal domain-containing protein, which yields MKKLQFKRREKASKTAIPTRITNETVAEHRERILAGGRRFKYPMQYARHRLVINTILVTVGALVLIAGIGWWQLYPVQNTSTFFYRVTRVLPLPVASVDGESVRYGDYLMYFNSSAHYLQSSEQINLESEDGKRQLDYIKRKSMDTVIADTYAAKLARELAITVDESRVDEVIDNDRNTANGRISQETYDASALSILGWSASEYRQDARNKLIRQDVAYAIDAKAKERQAQAAELLQAKGASFDKVASQLGGEGASAITLGTSGLVPRTNRDGGLSVAAAQLEKGAISPVIKTTTGDGYYFVRLIEKNATQVSYEYLRVPLTAFTEKLAQLKKDNKINEYIFIPTVEDQTQQ from the coding sequence ATGAAGAAACTACAGTTTAAGCGGCGTGAAAAAGCTAGCAAAACAGCTATTCCAACGCGCATTACCAACGAAACTGTTGCAGAGCATCGCGAGCGTATTTTAGCGGGTGGACGCCGCTTCAAGTATCCTATGCAATATGCGAGGCACCGCCTTGTTATCAATACCATCTTAGTAACGGTTGGTGCACTCGTTCTTATTGCGGGGATTGGCTGGTGGCAGCTCTATCCTGTCCAAAATACTAGCACGTTCTTTTATCGAGTGACTCGCGTATTGCCGCTTCCTGTTGCTTCTGTCGACGGCGAGTCTGTTCGCTACGGCGACTATCTAATGTACTTTAACAGCTCGGCACATTACCTACAGTCGAGTGAACAAATTAATTTAGAAAGCGAAGACGGCAAGCGTCAGCTTGATTACATTAAGCGCAAATCTATGGATACGGTTATTGCTGATACCTATGCAGCTAAGTTAGCCCGTGAACTTGCTATCACTGTCGACGAAAGCCGTGTTGATGAAGTTATCGACAACGACCGCAATACAGCGAATGGTCGTATCTCTCAGGAAACATACGATGCATCGGCATTAAGTATTCTTGGCTGGAGCGCTAGCGAATACCGCCAAGACGCGAGAAACAAGTTAATTCGCCAGGATGTCGCGTATGCTATCGACGCAAAGGCAAAAGAACGACAAGCGCAGGCAGCCGAACTACTGCAAGCCAAAGGTGCCTCGTTCGATAAAGTTGCATCACAGTTAGGCGGCGAGGGTGCTTCTGCGATTACTCTTGGAACCTCGGGTCTTGTGCCTCGGACGAACCGCGACGGTGGACTCAGTGTGGCTGCTGCTCAACTCGAAAAAGGGGCTATATCGCCCGTTATCAAAACGACAACAGGTGACGGGTACTACTTTGTTCGTCTTATAGAGAAAAATGCAACACAGGTGAGTTATGAGTATTTGCGCGTCCCGCTTACGGCGTTTACCGAAAAACTTGCCCAGCTAAAAAAAGACAACAAAATTAATGAATACATCTTTATTCCAACCGTAGAGGATCAAACGCAACAATAA
- a CDS encoding PH domain-containing protein, whose product MTKQAKEDTPQLDFDGQRDGEVLLFVFRRHIIAMRKGFYLLLIPFAISSIPPLIWQTTLELFLLPIAGLLVGLILFSYHFIMWYFTVYIVTDQRLRQITQHGFFGKDVVELRLSKIQNISYNIPGLSGEIFGFGTIVIQTFVGDLVINKVEHPDKIYNKLQDAVSAAMTDQQGDYEETTV is encoded by the coding sequence ATGACAAAACAAGCCAAAGAAGACACTCCACAGCTTGATTTCGACGGGCAACGTGACGGCGAAGTCCTTTTGTTTGTCTTTCGTCGGCATATCATCGCAATGAGGAAGGGGTTTTATCTTCTTCTTATACCTTTTGCGATTTCGTCTATTCCACCGCTTATCTGGCAAACGACACTCGAACTTTTCTTGCTGCCGATTGCCGGGCTTTTGGTAGGCCTTATCCTGTTCTCGTATCACTTTATTATGTGGTATTTTACGGTCTACATCGTTACCGACCAGCGGCTTCGTCAGATAACCCAGCACGGCTTCTTTGGTAAAGACGTGGTCGAGCTGCGGCTGTCAAAGATCCAAAACATAAGCTATAATATACCCGGACTATCTGGCGAAATATTTGGTTTTGGCACTATTGTCATTCAAACTTTCGTCGGAGACCTTGTTATCAATAAGGTAGAGCATCCTGATAAAATCTATAACAAGCTTCAGGACGCAGTGTCTGCAGCAATGACAGACCAGCAAGGAGATTATGAAGAAACTACAGTTTAA
- a CDS encoding nucleoside-diphosphate kinase encodes MSSNSVQKTLVVFKPDTVQRGLVGEILSRFERVGLKIVATKMIAPNKEHYYKHYEEIGKMVTRRGEHAFGVTLEMMIQGPVIAMVFEGVEAVALVRKLVGPTEPKAALPGTIRGDYSHMSFGYADDADKGIPNLIHASGDADEAEQEIAHWFSDTEIYEYQALHEKFTR; translated from the coding sequence ATGAGTTCAAACAGCGTCCAAAAAACATTGGTGGTTTTTAAGCCTGACACCGTTCAGCGAGGCTTGGTAGGCGAGATCCTTAGCCGATTCGAGCGTGTTGGTCTTAAGATCGTTGCAACAAAAATGATCGCACCGAACAAAGAGCACTACTACAAGCACTACGAAGAAATCGGCAAAATGGTTACTCGACGTGGCGAGCACGCGTTTGGCGTGACTCTCGAGATGATGATCCAGGGTCCGGTGATTGCTATGGTATTTGAAGGAGTCGAAGCTGTTGCGCTAGTGCGCAAGCTTGTCGGTCCAACAGAGCCAAAAGCTGCGTTGCCTGGTACGATTCGAGGCGATTACTCGCACATGAGCTTTGGCTATGCCGACGATGCCGATAAGGGCATTCCAAACCTTATTCACGCATCTGGTGACGCTGATGAAGCCGAGCAAGAGATTGCTCACTGGTTCTCAGATACAGAGATTTACGAGTATCAGGCGCTTCACGAAAAGTTCACTCGCTAG
- a CDS encoding tyrosine-type recombinase/integrase yields MSELILDYIEHLEVEGGRSAKTAENYKLYLERFVEFTNDITVGKITSEVIRKYRLWLNRYKNDNEDELATITQSYHLIALRGFLTYLSKRDIPSLSPEKIELPKVSRKQVTFLHYDEVARMLDVIPLDSEQGLRDRAIIELLFSSGLRVSELVNLNRDHVNTKRREFMVRGKGQKDRPVFIGEAAALRVEDYVSARLDNLPPLFLGYSRNNISSNTGDYRRLTARSIQRIISKYSRLAGITKHVSPHTMRHSFATDLLMNGADIRSVQSMLGHSNISTTQVYTHVTDEHLREVYEKFHSDTE; encoded by the coding sequence GTGAGCGAATTAATCCTCGACTATATCGAGCACCTTGAGGTAGAGGGTGGCCGATCGGCAAAAACAGCAGAAAACTACAAGCTGTATTTAGAGCGTTTCGTAGAATTCACAAATGATATAACCGTTGGTAAAATTACATCGGAAGTCATTCGCAAGTACCGTCTCTGGCTTAACCGTTACAAAAATGACAACGAAGATGAACTTGCAACGATTACCCAAAGCTACCATCTTATCGCCCTCCGCGGTTTTTTGACCTATCTATCAAAACGAGATATTCCGAGCCTTAGTCCCGAGAAGATCGAATTGCCAAAAGTTTCGCGCAAACAAGTTACCTTCCTCCATTATGATGAAGTAGCGCGCATGCTTGATGTCATACCGCTCGACAGCGAACAAGGGCTTCGCGATCGCGCCATAATTGAGCTTCTGTTTTCGAGTGGGCTTCGTGTGTCCGAGCTTGTAAACCTGAACCGCGACCACGTTAATACAAAGCGACGCGAGTTTATGGTCCGCGGAAAAGGCCAAAAGGATCGCCCTGTATTTATTGGCGAAGCCGCAGCACTGAGGGTTGAAGATTACGTATCCGCACGCCTCGATAATCTCCCCCCACTTTTCCTTGGGTATAGCCGCAATAATATCTCGAGCAACACTGGCGACTACCGCCGATTAACTGCTCGAAGTATCCAACGAATCATCTCTAAATATTCTCGCCTGGCCGGAATCACCAAACATGTCAGCCCTCACACGATGCGACATAGTTTCGCAACGGACCTTCTAATGAACGGCGCGGACATTCGCAGCGTTCAATCAATGCTTGGTCATAGCAATATTAGCACCACACAGGTGTATACCCACGTTACCGACGAGCATCTTCGCGAAGTGTACGAAAAGTTTCACAGCGACACTGAGTAA
- a CDS encoding prepilin-type N-terminal cleavage/methylation domain-containing protein gives MSHDNKRGFTLIELMLAMTFIAILLVAIAMTTIQISNIYTKGITLREVNQGGRALTNELQRTIASASPFDVTPKVDASPATATSRYVVRDGGGRLCIGSYTYAWNYGKALAGGAGAPAVFNRYTDNTPVRFVKVADASASLCADPTLPIVRANTTDLLSSGDRDLVVHKFTVTQTSSDANTNQAIYAISMVIGTNDRQQLTTNDASCKPPSSGVGNENYCSVNQFDIIARAGNKAGGQ, from the coding sequence ATGAGCCACGATAATAAGCGCGGATTTACGTTGATTGAGTTAATGCTCGCCATGACGTTTATTGCGATTCTTCTTGTTGCGATTGCTATGACAACTATTCAAATAAGTAATATCTACACTAAGGGAATTACGCTACGTGAGGTTAACCAAGGTGGACGCGCTTTAACGAACGAATTGCAACGAACCATCGCGTCTGCAAGCCCGTTTGACGTAACACCAAAGGTCGATGCTTCGCCAGCAACGGCGACATCTCGCTACGTCGTTCGCGACGGGGGTGGAAGACTATGTATCGGAAGTTATACGTATGCATGGAACTACGGCAAGGCTCTGGCTGGCGGAGCGGGTGCACCGGCAGTGTTCAACAGATACACCGACAACACCCCAGTGCGCTTTGTAAAGGTTGCCGATGCTAGCGCGTCGCTTTGCGCCGATCCAACACTTCCGATTGTTCGTGCTAACACGACCGATCTACTTTCAAGCGGTGACCGCGATCTTGTCGTTCATAAATTTACCGTGACCCAGACATCCAGTGATGCCAACACTAATCAGGCAATTTATGCTATTTCGATGGTTATTGGCACAAATGATCGTCAGCAGCTAACGACAAACGATGCGTCATGTAAGCCGCCATCATCTGGGGTTGGCAATGAAAATTATTGTTCAGTAAACCAATTCGATATAATCGCACGCGCAGGCAATAAAGCAGGAGGCCAATAA
- a CDS encoding prepilin peptidase: MEQLLIYGALAIIGLAMGSFAGASVWRLRGRQLVEDRAAGEKVNSKEYTTLLPLTKTTFTSDRSQCLHCNHPLAWYDLIPLVSWASTGGKCRYCHRKIGYFEPLIEIGVALLFVASYALWPIPLESTADIMQFILWLVSCVLLAILFVYDLKWFLLPNTIVFPLIAVGSLVSFLIFLDSPDGVGTLLNVFSATVILSGLYLLLWVVSKGQWIGFGDVKLGLGLALLLADWQLAFIALFAANLVGCLLVIPGMLAKKITRKTRVPFGPLLIVGGVFAALAGQYVVDWYFTLSIY; this comes from the coding sequence ATGGAACAACTACTTATCTACGGGGCTCTTGCGATTATTGGACTTGCTATGGGAAGCTTTGCGGGAGCGAGCGTATGGCGCCTTCGAGGACGCCAGCTTGTAGAGGACAGGGCTGCGGGCGAAAAGGTGAACAGTAAGGAGTACACCACGCTACTCCCACTTACCAAGACGACTTTTACGAGCGATAGATCACAGTGTCTTCACTGTAACCACCCGCTTGCATGGTACGACCTTATTCCGCTTGTTAGCTGGGCAAGTACTGGCGGTAAGTGTCGCTATTGCCACCGGAAGATCGGTTACTTTGAGCCGCTTATCGAGATAGGTGTGGCACTGCTGTTTGTTGCCTCATACGCATTATGGCCAATACCTCTTGAGTCAACCGCGGATATCATGCAGTTTATCCTTTGGCTTGTTAGTTGCGTGCTTCTGGCTATCTTGTTTGTCTACGACCTCAAATGGTTCCTGTTGCCGAATACTATCGTATTTCCATTAATTGCGGTCGGATCACTGGTCTCGTTTCTCATTTTTCTCGATTCACCAGATGGCGTCGGAACATTGCTCAATGTTTTTTCGGCAACGGTAATCCTTAGCGGTCTTTATCTCCTACTATGGGTGGTCTCAAAAGGGCAATGGATTGGATTTGGTGATGTGAAATTGGGATTGGGTTTGGCACTTTTGCTGGCTGATTGGCAGCTTGCATTTATAGCACTGTTCGCAGCTAACCTTGTAGGCTGTCTTTTAGTTATACCTGGTATGCTTGCCAAAAAGATCACCCGAAAAACACGCGTGCCATTCGGACCGCTCTTAATTGTCGGTGGTGTATTTGCTGCGCTTGCAGGGCAGTATGTCGTTGATTGGTATTTTACACTCTCGATTTACTAA
- a CDS encoding type II secretion system protein, whose amino-acid sequence MNVQQKNKEKGFTIIEVVLVLAIAGLIFLMVFIALPALQRGQRDQQRKNDLSRAQTAINNYQSNNRNGLPGATSAAWNSTIRDQYLTVGGDTFTDPSQGDYSFSYQGTNRTTPTTLSNIIYVHTSSTCDGESVVAAGANKVALSFKLEGGGVACVNN is encoded by the coding sequence ATGAACGTACAACAGAAAAATAAAGAAAAGGGCTTCACGATTATCGAGGTCGTGTTGGTACTGGCAATTGCCGGTCTGATCTTCCTGATGGTATTTATCGCGCTTCCTGCATTGCAGCGTGGTCAACGTGACCAACAGCGCAAGAACGACCTTAGTCGTGCTCAGACAGCAATCAACAACTATCAGTCGAACAACCGAAACGGACTTCCAGGCGCTACGAGTGCAGCGTGGAACAGTACGATTCGTGATCAGTACTTGACGGTAGGGGGTGACACGTTTACTGATCCTTCGCAAGGTGATTATTCGTTTAGCTACCAGGGTACAAACCGCACTACTCCAACAACGCTCAGTAACATTATCTACGTCCACACAAGCTCAACATGTGACGGTGAAAGTGTTGTTGCGGCTGGTGCAAACAAAGTAGCGCTCTCCTTCAAGCTTGAAGGTGGTGGTGTTGCCTGTGTTAACAACTAG
- a CDS encoding type II secretion system F family protein, translating into MKKFNYQAKDASTNKIVKATVQADSENAAAKLLMAQGFTPLDIQEIDENGSFFGRLTNRITTKDRIVFTRQLATLIGAGLPLSQSLHTVMEQTDNKRLQGVVEDIVASVEGGKSLSESFSKHPEVFDKVFLALIAAGEVSGTLDESLIRIAAQQEKDAATMSKIKGALTYPIIVLVVIFGVMAFMLFTVVPQVEKLYHDLKKELPLLSQIMVSAADFFAQFWWLVIIVVGVGVYFLLQYLKTEGGIKYKDTFKLNVPLFGRMFRKLYMARFARTGQTLLSTGVAMLDMLRITSESVNNSIVSRSIDRAAEKVKGGKALSTALQPEDYILPLVPQMIKIGEQSGKIDEMMGKTAQVYEDELDEEIKAISTAIEPILMVVLAVVAGGMVGAILLPIYSLVNGINI; encoded by the coding sequence ATGAAGAAATTTAACTATCAAGCAAAGGATGCCTCAACGAATAAGATCGTTAAAGCAACTGTTCAGGCCGACTCTGAAAATGCAGCCGCCAAGCTACTTATGGCACAGGGATTTACGCCGCTTGATATTCAGGAAATCGATGAAAACGGCAGTTTTTTTGGTCGCCTTACAAATCGAATTACTACCAAGGATAGGATTGTTTTTACGCGTCAGCTCGCCACGCTTATTGGAGCGGGTCTACCTCTTTCGCAAAGTCTTCATACGGTTATGGAACAAACCGACAACAAGCGATTGCAAGGGGTCGTAGAGGATATTGTCGCCTCGGTAGAAGGTGGTAAATCGCTTTCAGAATCTTTTTCAAAGCACCCCGAAGTATTCGATAAAGTGTTCTTGGCGCTTATTGCAGCTGGTGAGGTTTCAGGGACGCTCGACGAGTCGCTTATTCGTATCGCAGCCCAGCAAGAAAAAGATGCCGCTACCATGAGTAAAATTAAAGGCGCATTAACATATCCGATTATCGTTTTAGTCGTTATCTTTGGCGTTATGGCATTCATGCTTTTTACAGTGGTGCCGCAGGTAGAAAAGCTTTATCACGACCTTAAAAAGGAGCTTCCGCTTCTTTCCCAGATTATGGTCTCGGCTGCAGACTTCTTTGCTCAGTTCTGGTGGCTGGTTATTATCGTGGTTGGCGTAGGCGTCTACTTTTTACTTCAGTATCTCAAGACAGAGGGTGGTATCAAGTACAAAGATACGTTCAAGCTGAATGTTCCACTTTTCGGTCGGATGTTCCGTAAGCTGTATATGGCGCGCTTTGCCCGAACGGGGCAGACGCTGCTTTCGACCGGTGTGGCGATGCTTGATATGCTGCGAATTACTAGCGAATCGGTTAACAACTCGATCGTTTCACGAAGTATCGATAGGGCCGCTGAAAAGGTGAAAGGCGGTAAGGCGCTTTCGACAGCACTTCAGCCAGAAGATTATATTTTGCCACTTGTACCGCAAATGATTAAAATCGGTGAACAATCGGGTAAGATCGATGAAATGATGGGTAAGACAGCCCAGGTTTACGAAGACGAGCTCGACGAAGAAATTAAGGCGATTTCGACGGCGATTGAGCCGATCCTAATGGTGGTGCTTGCTGTAGTTGCAGGTGGTATGGTTGGTGCTATCTTGCTGCCAATCTACAGCTTGGTAAACGGAATAAATATATAG
- a CDS encoding type IV pilus twitching motility protein PilT, which produces MNNQELRIEVLLEEVVKKRASDLHLQVGLPPMLRVDGSLAPIAGYDPLDEPAVEGLVFAILDQDQQQILMKDKEFDFSFAFGTLGRFRVNAFHERGNLAAALRLIPNEIKSVTELGMPPVVMSFADYPRGLVLVTGPTGSGKSTTLAALVDKINSERADHIITIEDPIEFTHKSKKSVVVQREVHYDTYSFSAALRSSLRQDPDVVLIGEMRDLETISAAITIAETGHLVFATLHTNSAAQSIDRMIDVFPPHQQPQIRAQLSNILMAICSQRLVPAIGGGRVVAAEVLVANPAVRNIIREGKAHQLDAVIQTGADQGMQTMDRTLVSLIQSGTVTYDEARNFAVDLSEFERLMRG; this is translated from the coding sequence ATGAATAATCAGGAACTACGAATCGAAGTACTGCTCGAGGAAGTTGTTAAAAAACGTGCGTCTGACCTTCACTTGCAAGTTGGGTTGCCGCCGATGCTTCGCGTCGATGGAAGTCTTGCGCCAATCGCCGGCTACGATCCTTTAGATGAGCCTGCGGTAGAGGGGCTGGTGTTTGCCATCCTCGACCAAGATCAGCAGCAGATTCTTATGAAAGACAAGGAATTCGACTTTAGCTTTGCTTTTGGTACGCTTGGTCGATTCCGTGTGAATGCCTTTCACGAACGAGGTAATCTGGCTGCGGCACTGCGCCTTATTCCAAACGAAATCAAATCAGTAACCGAATTAGGTATGCCGCCGGTCGTTATGAGTTTTGCCGACTATCCGCGTGGACTAGTTCTTGTTACGGGCCCAACGGGATCAGGTAAATCCACAACTCTTGCAGCGCTTGTGGATAAGATTAACAGCGAGCGCGCCGATCACATTATTACTATCGAAGACCCGATTGAGTTTACGCACAAGTCAAAAAAATCAGTTGTCGTGCAGCGAGAGGTTCACTACGATACCTACAGCTTCTCGGCGGCACTTCGATCGAGCCTTCGCCAAGACCCAGATGTCGTTCTTATTGGTGAGATGCGTGACCTTGAAACGATTTCGGCGGCCATTACTATCGCCGAGACAGGACACCTTGTCTTTGCAACACTTCACACCAACAGTGCCGCGCAATCTATCGACCGTATGATCGACGTATTTCCTCCACACCAACAACCCCAGATTCGCGCACAGCTTTCGAATATCCTCATGGCAATCTGTTCTCAGCGATTGGTGCCGGCAATCGGTGGTGGGCGAGTGGTAGCCGCCGAAGTGTTGGTGGCAAACCCAGCAGTGCGCAATATTATTCGTGAAGGCAAGGCACACCAGCTCGACGCTGTTATTCAAACTGGCGCCGACCAAGGAATGCAAACAATGGACCGCACGCTTGTTAGCCTTATTCAAAGCGGTACTGTTACCTACGACGAAGCTCGAAACTTCGCAGTCGATCTCAGCGAGTTCGAAAGGTTAATGAGAGGCTAG
- a CDS encoding type II/IV secretion system protein, which yields MALLTNDIQEKLITLLTEEGLVAENILRNAEDDAAKTNKPLLAVLTEQGIVDDELLTHAIAQVSGVPYVNLSSSIIDQDVLALLPEDIAERFMAVPLAEVQNRLAVAMIDANNVQAVDYLANRIQRPIKVFMASEAGVRHVLDQYRTDLSSVGEAAEVSQQEAQNASSGDIKTIVQDSPISRALSTILEYAVKSRASDVHVEPLEKTLKIRVRVDGVLREIMQLPKSIEPALVSRIKILSNLKIDEHRIPQDGQFTVKVAAKEVDLRIAISPVVWGEQVVIRLLDKSGNSFDIEQMGYAGRALRTIRKGIKHPNGMILTSGPTGSGKSTSLYALIKEIKNDTVNIVTLEDPVEYKMDGVNQIQVNAEVGLTFANGLRSILRQDPDVVMVGEIRDSETASLAVQAALTGHLVFSTLHTNSAAGVLPRLLDMGVEPFLIASTVNTIIGQRLVRRVAPARDSYLSNPIETQNIMATVGHLLPKTKADVARVSEDLGYKDLPLSGQSAYTLVKGKDTPQTPRGYAGRAGLYEVMDVTEEIQNLIVAHATSNEIQRKAIEQGMITMRQDGYLKALQGLTTIEEVNRVAADIA from the coding sequence ATGGCGCTTCTTACTAACGACATCCAAGAAAAGCTCATTACCCTTCTAACAGAGGAGGGTCTTGTTGCTGAGAATATTCTTCGTAACGCTGAAGATGACGCCGCAAAGACGAATAAGCCGCTTCTTGCGGTCCTTACCGAGCAGGGAATTGTTGATGACGAACTACTAACACATGCAATTGCGCAGGTTTCGGGCGTGCCGTATGTAAATCTTAGTAGCAGTATTATCGATCAAGACGTTTTGGCGCTGCTTCCCGAGGATATCGCCGAGCGTTTCATGGCCGTGCCACTTGCAGAGGTGCAAAACCGTCTTGCCGTTGCAATGATCGATGCGAACAATGTTCAGGCGGTTGACTACCTGGCAAACCGTATCCAGCGTCCTATAAAGGTATTTATGGCGTCTGAAGCGGGTGTGCGTCATGTTCTCGACCAATATCGCACCGACCTTTCCAGCGTGGGCGAGGCGGCCGAGGTATCGCAGCAAGAGGCGCAAAATGCGAGCAGCGGTGATATCAAAACGATCGTTCAGGATTCGCCGATTAGTCGTGCTCTTAGCACGATTTTAGAGTATGCCGTGAAATCACGAGCAAGTGATGTTCATGTGGAGCCGCTTGAAAAAACGCTCAAAATCCGCGTACGTGTCGACGGCGTGCTTCGTGAAATTATGCAGCTGCCAAAATCAATCGAACCAGCGCTGGTGAGTCGTATAAAGATTCTTTCTAATCTTAAGATCGACGAACATCGTATCCCGCAGGATGGCCAGTTCACTGTTAAAGTTGCTGCAAAAGAAGTTGACCTTCGTATTGCAATTAGTCCGGTTGTTTGGGGTGAGCAGGTGGTTATTCGTCTTCTCGATAAATCTGGTAACAGTTTTGATATCGAGCAGATGGGGTATGCGGGCCGTGCCCTTAGGACGATTCGCAAGGGTATTAAACATCCAAACGGAATGATTCTTACCTCTGGACCTACCGGTTCGGGTAAGTCGACCAGCCTTTACGCGCTTATCAAAGAAATTAAGAACGATACGGTTAATATCGTGACGCTTGAGGATCCGGTTGAGTACAAAATGGATGGCGTCAACCAGATTCAGGTAAATGCCGAGGTGGGGCTTACCTTTGCTAATGGCCTGCGCTCTATCCTGCGTCAGGACCCCGACGTTGTCATGGTGGGTGAGATTCGTGACTCCGAAACGGCAAGTCTTGCCGTGCAAGCGGCTCTTACTGGACACCTTGTGTTTAGCACGCTGCACACCAACTCGGCTGCCGGCGTGTTGCCGCGTTTGCTTGATATGGGTGTTGAGCCGTTTCTTATTGCCAGTACGGTGAATACAATTATTGGTCAGCGACTGGTGCGCCGTGTTGCCCCAGCACGAGACAGCTATCTGTCGAATCCTATCGAAACGCAGAATATTATGGCTACCGTGGGGCATCTTCTGCCGAAAACGAAAGCCGACGTCGCAAGGGTTTCTGAAGATTTAGGCTATAAGGACTTGCCGTTAAGTGGTCAAAGCGCTTATACTTTAGTCAAGGGTAAAGATACCCCTCAAACGCCGCGAGGATACGCTGGCCGTGCCGGACTTTACGAGGTGATGGATGTAACAGAAGAAATCCAAAACCTTATCGTCGCACACGCAACCAGCAACGAAATCCAACGCAAGGCGATTGAGCAGGGAATGATTACAATGCGACAAGACGGTTACCTCAAGGCGCTACAAGGCCTTACCACGATAGAAGAAGTAAACCGCGTAGCCGCAGATATAGCGTAA
- the pilM gene encoding type IV pilus assembly protein PilM — translation MALLKGVGDFFALDIGTNAVRVVQLTNNGQDNWSLVHYGYAPVDIKTTSANSKESERRLGEIIMTAVGQSGIKTKNVAIGLPSQKTFTTVIDVPTMAEAELKSTIKYQIDQYIPMAIDEAKVDWVLLGQSAHNPQQQEVLLASTANSYAEERLEFIEGLGLNVIAAEPDPIAMIRALLPAGIQDARLIIDVGELSTNLVVTYGDSPRLVRTIPTGIHSLVKAAVQNLNVQEDQARQFIIKFGLAPDRLEGQVYHAVESVLEGFAAELTKSIKFFQTRYPNTPVGGILLSGYASVIPKFGDYVTAKTGVNSAQANPWQKVRVPQSDQQQLATIAAEFATAVGLAMRSNK, via the coding sequence ATGGCATTACTAAAGGGCGTGGGCGACTTTTTTGCACTGGACATCGGCACCAATGCGGTGCGCGTAGTGCAGCTTACTAACAACGGACAAGATAATTGGTCGTTGGTCCATTACGGATACGCTCCTGTCGACATAAAAACGACAAGCGCCAACTCTAAAGAATCAGAACGTCGTCTCGGTGAAATTATCATGACCGCCGTAGGGCAGAGCGGTATTAAGACGAAGAACGTTGCAATCGGACTTCCATCGCAAAAGACATTCACAACTGTCATCGATGTTCCAACAATGGCTGAGGCTGAGTTGAAGAGCACGATCAAGTATCAAATCGATCAGTATATCCCTATGGCAATCGATGAGGCGAAGGTAGACTGGGTCTTGTTGGGTCAGTCGGCTCATAACCCGCAGCAGCAAGAAGTGCTGCTTGCAAGTACGGCGAATAGCTATGCCGAGGAGCGTCTTGAGTTTATCGAGGGCTTAGGGCTGAACGTTATTGCCGCCGAACCAGATCCTATCGCTATGATTCGCGCGCTGCTTCCAGCCGGTATCCAAGATGCGCGTTTGATTATCGATGTTGGCGAATTGTCGACCAACCTTGTTGTAACGTATGGTGACTCACCACGACTTGTTCGTACGATTCCTACGGGTATCCACTCGCTTGTGAAGGCAGCGGTACAAAACCTCAACGTTCAAGAAGACCAAGCTCGCCAGTTTATTATAAAGTTTGGTTTAGCGCCAGACCGTCTTGAGGGTCAGGTGTATCACGCTGTAGAAAGCGTTCTCGAAGGATTTGCGGCCGAGCTTACGAAATCGATCAAGTTCTTCCAGACACGCTACCCAAACACTCCTGTGGGCGGTATATTACTTTCTGGCTATGCTAGTGTTATTCCAAAGTTTGGCGATTACGTTACGGCAAAAACAGGCGTCAATTCGGCCCAAGCTAATCCTTGGCAAAAAGTACGCGTTCCTCAGTCTGATCAGCAGCAGCTTGCAACGATAGCGGCAGAGTTCGCGACCGCGGTAGGGCTTGCAATGAGGAGCAATAAGTAA